The following proteins are encoded in a genomic region of Zea mays cultivar B73 chromosome 9, Zm-B73-REFERENCE-NAM-5.0, whole genome shotgun sequence:
- the LOC100273909 gene encoding Eukaryotic translation initiation factor 3 subunit K has translation MATEQAAENYTVEDLVALNPYNPDILNDLEKFVNEQVSSQTYNLDANLSLLRLYQFEPERMSIQIVAHILIKALMAMPAPDFSLCLFLIPEHVQMEEQFKVLIVLSHYLETARFSQFWDEAAKNRHISEAVPGFEQAIQSYAIHVLSLTYQKVPRPILVEAINIEGLALDKFLEYHAANSGWVIEKGGQSQVIVLPRNEFNHPELKKNTADILPFEHVTRIFPVLG, from the exons ATGGCGACAGAGCAAGCGGCGGAGAACTACACGGTGGAGGACCTCGTGGCCCTGAACCCCTACAACCCCGACATCCTCAACGACCTCGAGAAGTTCGTCAATGAGCAG GTCTCATCTCAGACATATAACTTGGATGCAAATCTCAGCCTTCTTCGCTTGTACCAG TTTGAGCCAGAAAGGATGAGCATACAGATTGTGGCCCACATACTGATTAAG GCTCTCATGGCAATGCCAGCCCCTGACTTCAGTTTGTGCTTATTCTTAATCCCTGAACATGTG CAAATGGAGGAGCAATTCAAGGTATTGATAGTTCTTTCTCACTACCTAGAG ACTGCTAGGTTCAGTCAATTTTGGGATGAAGCAGCAAAGAACCGCCACATATCGGAAGCAGTGCCAG GTTTCGAACAAGCAATCCAATCCTATGCGATTCATGTACTTTCCTTGACATACCAGAAAGTTCCAAGGCCTATTCTTGTAGAG GCAATCAACATCGAAGGTCTCGCGTTGGACAAGTTTCTTGAGTACCATGCCGCGAACTCAGGTTGGGTGATTGAGAAGGGTGGGCAGTCTCAAGTGATTGTTCTTCCGCGTAATGAGTTCAATCACCCAGAGCTCAAGAAGAACACAGCCGATATCCTTCCGTTTGAACACGTAACACGCATATTCCCTGTCCTTGGCTGA
- the LOC100273909 gene encoding eukaryotic translation initiation factor 3 subunit K isoform X1, which yields MATEQAAENYTVEDLVALNPYNPDILNDLEKFVNEQVSSQTYNLDANLSLLRLYQFEPERMSIQIVAHILIKQMEEQFKVLIVLSHYLETARFSQFWDEAAKNRHISEAVPGFEQAIQSYAIHVLSLTYQKVPRPILVEAINIEGLALDKFLEYHAANSGWVIEKGGQSQVIVLPRNEFNHPELKKNTADILPFEHVTRIFPVLG from the exons ATGGCGACAGAGCAAGCGGCGGAGAACTACACGGTGGAGGACCTCGTGGCCCTGAACCCCTACAACCCCGACATCCTCAACGACCTCGAGAAGTTCGTCAATGAGCAG GTCTCATCTCAGACATATAACTTGGATGCAAATCTCAGCCTTCTTCGCTTGTACCAG TTTGAGCCAGAAAGGATGAGCATACAGATTGTGGCCCACATACTGATTAAG CAAATGGAGGAGCAATTCAAGGTATTGATAGTTCTTTCTCACTACCTAGAG ACTGCTAGGTTCAGTCAATTTTGGGATGAAGCAGCAAAGAACCGCCACATATCGGAAGCAGTGCCAG GTTTCGAACAAGCAATCCAATCCTATGCGATTCATGTACTTTCCTTGACATACCAGAAAGTTCCAAGGCCTATTCTTGTAGAG GCAATCAACATCGAAGGTCTCGCGTTGGACAAGTTTCTTGAGTACCATGCCGCGAACTCAGGTTGGGTGATTGAGAAGGGTGGGCAGTCTCAAGTGATTGTTCTTCCGCGTAATGAGTTCAATCACCCAGAGCTCAAGAAGAACACAGCCGATATCCTTCCGTTTGAACACGTAACACGCATATTCCCTGTCCTTGGCTGA